A genomic window from Plasmodium chabaudi chabaudi strain AS genome assembly, chromosome: 8 includes:
- a CDS encoding splicing factor 3A subunit 3, putative produces the protein MSQFLIEQVRYMHEEIELIEKAIAELIEDKVKNNKKHIFYDYCINYLVEKIQNKSKQLVEIYNDEDNLKKEEMQFISGKTNEDNNDVWKNYYERIKYIKDYHKKTNIKKTEIRSYKSYKNEALKNNKLKSSFSPLEKKGKYIDMTKHYDEFINIKKVKEFRINMFKKKNNLNNPGSGKKKNNNTPSLDDFKEMDLITYLNNFTRFYYIPRYCKYKNDEYKKYLENLLNYLTSFFSKINILGNWEKTYEQYENKFKELFQNKEIKHWECFTYDLNSYCKINDKLYASEGTYQGYLKSKKYDEEFKKYMKKKYSVEELQQIKEEIEKEDELIAKYEYLIENYKILLNKIFQKTIQNIQRKQAFTIEEIEKRQKNEKKIKINDHLLSISDDIINNNNIINNIENILNPNSIISSSDYDTSDLGSEIDDNEGQNDEENEEDENKTIYNPLNLPLGHDNKPIPYWLYKLHGLSKEYKCEICGNYSYFGRAAFEKHFYEWRHSFGMKCLNIPNTLHFKEITKIEDALNLYEKLKKETQTVQFKPDHEVECEDSKGNVMSIKAYDDLKRQGLL, from the coding sequence ATGTCACAATTTCTGATAGAACAAGTTCGATATATGCATGAAGAGATCGAACTTATAGAAAAAGCAATTGCAGAATTAATCGAAgataaagtaaaaaataataaaaaacatattttttatgattattgtataaattatttagtaGAGAAGattcaaaataaatcaaaacaGCTTGTAGAAATTTATAACGATGaagataatttaaaaaaagaagagaTGCAATTTATTTCTggaaaaacaaatgaagaCAATAATGATGTatggaaaaattattatgaacgaattaaatatattaaagattatcataaaaaaacaaatataaaaaaaactgaAATTCGAAGTTATAAatcttataaaaatgaagctttaaaaaataataaattaaaatcatCTTTTTCTCccttagaaaaaaaaggaaaatatatagacatGACTAAGCATTATGatgaatttattaatattaaaaaagttaaagaATTTCGTATAAacatgtttaaaaaaaaaaataatttaaacaaCCCTGGGtcaggaaaaaaaaaaaataataatacaccTTCATTAGATGATTTTAAAGAAATGGATCTAATTACATACCTTAATAATTTCACacgattttattatattcctagatattgtaaatataaaaatgatgaatataaaaaatatttagaaaatctattaaattatttaacatcgtttttttcaaaaataaatatattgggGAATTGGGAAAAAACATATGAACAATatgaaaacaaatttaaagagctgtttcaaaataaagaaataaaacattgGGAATGTTTTACCTACGATCTAAATAGTTATTGCAAAATTAATGATAAGCTATATGCTTCTGAAGGCACCTATCAAGGATActtaaaaagtaaaaaatatgatgaagaatttaaaaaatatatgaaaaaaaaatattctgtTGAAGAGTTACAACAAATTAAAGAAGAAATAGAAAAGGAAGATGAACTAATtgcaaaatatgaatatctaattgaaaattataaaatacttttaaataaaatatttcaaaaaacgatacaaaatattcaaaGAAAACAAGCATTTACAATTGaagaaatagaaaaaagacaaaaaaatgaaaaaaaaataaaaattaatgatcATTTATTAAGTATATCagatgatataataaataataataacataattaacaatattgaaaatattttaaatccAAATTCGATTATTTCATCGTCCGATTATGATACATCCGATTTGGGATCAGAAATCGATGACAATGAAGGacaaaatgatgaagaaaatgaagaagatgaaaataaaacgaTTTATAATCCTTTAAATTTACCATTAGGACATGATAATAAACCTATACCTTATtggttatataaattacatGGATTAtctaaagaatataaatgtgAAATATGTGGAAATTATTCTTATTTTGGTCGAGCTGCTTTtgaaaaacatttttatgaatgGCGGCATTCTTTTGGAATGAAGTGTTTAAATATTCCAAATACATTACATTTTAAAGAGATTACAAAAATAGAAGATGCTTTAAATCTTTATgaaaaacttaaaaaagaaacgcAAACAGTTCAATTTAAACCAGACCATGAGGTAGAATGTGAAGACTCAAAGGGAAATGTTATGAGCATAAAGGCTTATGATGATTTAAAAAGGCAAGGATTGCTATag
- a CDS encoding telomeric repeat binding factor 1, putative yields the protein MGDNPPSTLVEKKETKKGTHIKKAKKEKIYRSYVRWEKREVELLVNGIKKYGLSNWTTILQSYDFPQYRTSTSLKDKYRNFKKVFFI from the exons ATGG GAGATAATCCCCCGTCTACGTTAGTTGAGAAAAAGGAAACCAAAAAAGGGACGCATATTAAGAAAGCGAAAAAAGAA AAAATATACAGGAGTTATGTTAGGTGGGAAAAGAGAGAAGTTGAGCTTCTTGTTAACGGAATAAAG AAATACGGATTATCAAACTGGACTACAATTTTACAATCTTATGACTTCCCCCAATACAG gACGAGTACAAGTTTGAAAGACAAGTATCGGaactttaaaaaagttttttttatataa